The Phycisphaerae bacterium genome contains a region encoding:
- a CDS encoding alpha/beta hydrolase, with product MPHLRTFLYPILMAAMMIASLQCTQEKPMNQPNGPRTQVTASAAVTQQFGAKRLDFPVPASNGGYAILPAKTRASGRHPWIYYAPSFIGQLPAAEHEWYFTQLLDAGFAICGVDVGESFGSPAGRAAYTELWRIVTTELRLDRQACLLPQSRGGLMLYNWAAENPDKVRCVGGIYTVCNLRSYPGLDNACGAYGLTAAQLESQLAEHNPIDRLAPLAAAGIPILHLHGDMDTVVPLEHNSAELIRRYQALSGPGELIVVPSKGHEVCPEFFHRPELVEFFVRCGG from the coding sequence ATGCCTCACTTACGAACGTTCCTGTATCCAATCCTCATGGCGGCCATGATGATCGCGTCGCTGCAATGCACTCAGGAAAAACCGATGAACCAGCCAAACGGACCACGTACGCAAGTGACGGCCAGTGCGGCAGTTACGCAGCAGTTCGGCGCCAAGCGCCTCGACTTCCCCGTGCCCGCAAGCAATGGCGGTTACGCCATTCTGCCCGCCAAAACCCGCGCAAGTGGCCGTCATCCCTGGATTTACTACGCCCCATCGTTCATCGGCCAGTTGCCCGCCGCTGAGCACGAGTGGTACTTCACGCAACTGCTCGACGCGGGCTTTGCGATCTGCGGCGTGGATGTCGGCGAATCGTTCGGAAGTCCTGCTGGCCGCGCCGCTTACACCGAGTTGTGGCGGATCGTCACGACGGAATTGCGGTTGGATCGCCAGGCGTGTCTGCTGCCGCAGAGTCGCGGCGGGTTGATGTTGTACAACTGGGCGGCTGAGAATCCGGACAAGGTCCGCTGCGTCGGCGGGATCTACACCGTCTGTAACCTGCGGAGCTATCCGGGTTTAGACAACGCATGCGGCGCGTACGGCCTGACGGCGGCGCAGTTGGAATCGCAGTTGGCCGAGCACAACCCGATCGACCGACTCGCGCCATTAGCCGCGGCGGGCATACCCATTTTGCACCTTCACGGCGATATGGACACCGTCGTTCCACTCGAACACAACTCAGCCGAGTTGATCCGACGGTATCAGGCGCTCAGCGGTCCGGGTGAGTTGATCGTCGTTCCGAGCAAAGGCCATGAGGTGTGCCCCGAGTTTTTCCATCGTCCGGAGTTGGTGGAGTTTTTCGTGCGTTGCGGCGGTTGA
- a CDS encoding substrate-binding domain-containing protein, whose protein sequence is MATMMMPKSEQVYEDLREKVRGMRPGSRLPSIRSVMREFGVSQFTVDRAMERLAEEGAVVRQASRGVFVTEAAGEGASLRPHVIAIAVPDDFSSPVYTSYVRSLEEEVAKAGEAARVIRYDCRDRILQGFPEVEIDALIILPTSERLLPEDFAALSRFSVPTVIFGRVLRDVAIDCVEPDDELGGAMAAEHLMGLGHRRLAVLVSEPRTVVVELRVQGFCRQARMGGLEEVEVIECGTQMGQRSAIRAYETLRGRLKDGVLGFTGLFVVSDMSALGAIKALEEGGLNVPRDVSVIGFDGIPEGAVFRPPLTTVAVEIEAVARLAVEVVAGRFEGSQAAAIHRSVPPKVVVRESTQGVAS, encoded by the coding sequence ATGGCGACGATGATGATGCCGAAGTCGGAGCAAGTGTACGAGGACTTGCGGGAGAAGGTCCGGGGGATGCGGCCGGGTTCGCGGCTGCCGTCGATTCGGTCGGTGATGCGGGAGTTCGGGGTGAGTCAGTTCACGGTGGATCGGGCGATGGAACGGCTGGCGGAGGAGGGGGCGGTGGTTCGTCAGGCGAGTCGGGGGGTGTTCGTGACGGAGGCGGCTGGTGAAGGGGCATCGTTGCGGCCGCACGTGATTGCGATCGCGGTGCCGGACGATTTTTCGTCGCCGGTCTATACGAGCTACGTGCGGAGTCTGGAGGAGGAGGTGGCGAAGGCGGGTGAGGCGGCGCGGGTGATCCGGTACGACTGCCGGGACCGGATTCTGCAGGGGTTTCCGGAGGTGGAGATTGACGCGCTGATCATCCTGCCGACGAGCGAGCGGCTTTTGCCGGAGGATTTCGCGGCGCTGTCGCGGTTCAGCGTTCCGACGGTGATATTCGGGCGGGTGCTTCGTGACGTGGCGATCGATTGCGTTGAGCCGGATGACGAGTTGGGCGGAGCGATGGCGGCTGAGCACTTGATGGGGTTGGGTCATCGTCGGCTGGCGGTGCTGGTATCGGAGCCGCGGACGGTGGTGGTCGAGCTGCGGGTGCAGGGTTTCTGCCGGCAGGCGCGGATGGGCGGGCTGGAGGAGGTGGAGGTGATCGAGTGCGGGACGCAGATGGGGCAGCGTTCGGCGATCCGGGCGTACGAGACGCTGCGGGGTCGGCTGAAAGATGGTGTGTTGGGTTTTACCGGGTTATTCGTGGTCAGCGACATGAGCGCGTTGGGTGCGATCAAGGCGTTGGAGGAGGGGGGGCTGAATGTGCCGCGTGACGTGAGCGTGATCGGTTTTGACGGGATACCGGAGGGGGCGGTGTTTCGTCCGCCGTTGACGACGGTGGCGGTGGAGATCGAGGCGGTGGCGCGTTTGGCGGTGGAGGTGGTGGCCGGTCGGTTTGAGGGTTCACAGGCGGCTGCGATTCACCGGTCGGTTCCGCCGAAGGTGGTAGTTCGGGAGTCGACACAAGGAGTGGCATCGTGA
- a CDS encoding ABC-F family ATP-binding cassette domain-containing protein: MATVKGDLLVEDIVFFYPGSADPVFEGLTVRFPVGWSGVIGPNGSGKTTLLRIACGQLEVQRGRVIAPERIIYCPQRTDDPPVCLDAFLSATDHHACGLRGQLAIEADWPGRWDSLSHGERKRAQIATALWQQPGVLAVDEPTNHIDAQARDLLGRAMRTFSGIGLLVSHDRDLLDELCGQCLFIEPPTASMRPGGYTKAAELVRTERQQARQRRDEARGELKRLSREAAKRRQKADRADGMRSKRSLGRRDSDAREKIDRARVSGKDGQAGRSLRQMRGRLDQAQEQFDSLRARKDQALGLELTGSRARRNFLFRLPSGRLPMGEDRDLTFGELAMRPDDRVALVGPNGAGKSTLVRHIVSRLELPADRVIVMHQEIDTAESRRIVEEVRRLPNDELGRLMQEIGCLGSDPVRVLDTEEPSPGEVRKILLAAGMARQPWLIVMDEPTNHLDLPSIECLEKALTECDAALLLVSHDRRFLERLTRTRWEVGAEAGDVAGRRTTVTVRQAGSSD, from the coding sequence ATGGCGACGGTCAAGGGCGACCTGCTGGTTGAGGATATCGTGTTTTTCTATCCGGGTTCGGCGGACCCGGTGTTTGAGGGTTTGACGGTTCGTTTTCCGGTCGGCTGGTCGGGGGTGATCGGGCCGAACGGATCGGGCAAGACGACGCTGCTGCGGATCGCCTGCGGACAGCTTGAGGTGCAGCGCGGGCGGGTGATCGCTCCGGAAAGGATCATTTACTGTCCGCAGCGGACGGACGATCCGCCGGTTTGTCTCGATGCGTTTTTGTCGGCGACGGACCATCATGCGTGCGGACTTCGCGGTCAGTTGGCGATTGAGGCGGATTGGCCGGGGCGATGGGACAGCCTCAGTCACGGCGAGCGTAAGCGGGCCCAGATCGCCACGGCTTTGTGGCAGCAGCCGGGCGTGCTGGCGGTCGATGAGCCGACCAACCACATCGACGCACAGGCGCGTGACCTGCTCGGCCGGGCGATGCGGACGTTCAGCGGGATCGGCTTGCTGGTGAGCCACGACCGCGACCTGCTGGATGAGCTTTGCGGGCAGTGTTTATTTATCGAACCGCCGACGGCTTCGATGCGGCCGGGCGGATACACGAAGGCAGCCGAACTGGTCCGGACGGAGCGGCAGCAGGCCCGTCAGCGGCGGGATGAGGCGCGCGGCGAGCTCAAGCGGCTGTCGCGCGAGGCGGCCAAGCGGCGGCAGAAGGCGGATCGTGCGGACGGCATGCGGTCCAAGCGGTCGCTGGGGCGGCGGGATTCGGACGCCCGCGAAAAGATCGACCGGGCGCGGGTGTCGGGCAAGGACGGTCAGGCGGGCCGGTCGCTTCGGCAGATGCGTGGGCGGCTTGATCAGGCCCAGGAGCAGTTCGACTCGCTTCGGGCGAGGAAGGATCAGGCGCTGGGATTGGAGCTGACGGGCAGCCGGGCGAGGCGGAATTTCCTGTTTCGCCTGCCGAGCGGGCGCTTGCCGATGGGCGAGGACCGCGATCTGACGTTCGGCGAGCTGGCGATGCGGCCGGACGACCGGGTCGCGCTGGTCGGGCCGAACGGGGCGGGCAAGAGCACGCTGGTGCGTCACATCGTCTCGCGGCTTGAGTTGCCGGCGGATCGGGTGATCGTGATGCACCAGGAGATCGACACGGCTGAGAGTCGGCGGATCGTGGAGGAGGTTCGCCGGCTGCCGAACGACGAGCTCGGGCGGCTGATGCAGGAGATCGGGTGTCTGGGGTCCGATCCGGTGCGCGTGCTGGACACGGAGGAGCCGAGTCCGGGCGAGGTGCGCAAGATTTTGCTGGCGGCGGGGATGGCCCGTCAGCCGTGGCTGATCGTCATGGACGAGCCGACAAATCATCTCGATCTGCCGTCGATCGAGTGCTTGGAGAAGGCGCTGACCGAGTGCGACGCGGCGCTGCTGCTGGTGAGTCACGATCGGAGGTTTCTGGAGCGGTTGACGCGGACGCGGTGGGAGGTCGGCGCGGAGGCGGGTGATGTGGCTGGGCGACGGACGACGGTGACGGTCAGGCAGGCTGGGAGTTCGGATTAG
- the lysA gene encoding diaminopimelate decarboxylase produces MDLFEYRDGQLHCEEVAVSRIAEEIGTPCYVYSASTFLGHYQRIAEAFAELDPLICYSVKCNGNVHLLRLLAKAGAGFDVVSGGELFRAIQAGGDPSKMVYAGVGKTDAEINQALDVGLGAFNIESEAELENIRSIAAARRIPARALLRVNPDVDPKTHRYTTTGKKQTKFGVDIEEAQRIFTAHAGDKYLRLSGVHIHLGSPINTIDPYVEGIRKVLDLIERLRGEGVAIDTVDIGGGFGADYQSEQAPLGKVYAEAIVPLLKGRGLRVIMEPGRAIAGNSGILVTRVLYLKRSGEKQFVVVDAGMNDLIRPTLYEAFHFIWPVEVAAGMVPSRRVEKPEIEGLSKYDVVGPICETGDRFAADRSMPAVNRGDLLAIFTAGAYGFTMSSQYNARPRAAEVLCEGKLMRLIRRRETYQDLVAAEIME; encoded by the coding sequence ATGGATTTGTTTGAGTATCGTGACGGGCAGCTTCACTGCGAAGAGGTGGCGGTGTCGCGGATCGCTGAGGAGATCGGGACGCCGTGCTACGTTTACTCGGCGAGCACGTTTCTGGGGCACTATCAGCGGATCGCGGAGGCGTTTGCCGAGTTGGACCCGCTGATCTGCTATTCGGTCAAGTGCAACGGGAACGTGCATTTGCTTCGGCTGCTGGCGAAGGCGGGTGCGGGGTTCGACGTGGTCAGCGGGGGCGAGTTGTTTCGGGCGATTCAGGCGGGCGGCGATCCGTCGAAGATGGTGTACGCGGGGGTGGGCAAGACGGACGCTGAGATCAACCAGGCGCTGGACGTTGGGCTTGGGGCGTTCAACATCGAGTCGGAAGCGGAGCTGGAGAATATTCGTTCGATCGCGGCGGCGCGGCGGATTCCGGCTCGGGCATTGCTGCGGGTGAACCCGGACGTCGATCCCAAGACGCACCGGTACACCACGACGGGCAAGAAGCAGACGAAGTTCGGGGTGGACATCGAGGAGGCGCAGCGGATTTTTACGGCGCACGCGGGGGACAAGTACCTGCGTTTAAGCGGCGTTCACATCCACCTGGGTTCGCCGATCAACACGATCGATCCGTACGTGGAGGGGATTCGGAAGGTGCTCGACCTGATCGAGCGACTCCGGGGCGAGGGCGTGGCGATCGACACGGTGGACATCGGCGGGGGGTTCGGGGCGGATTACCAGAGCGAGCAGGCCCCGCTGGGCAAGGTGTACGCGGAGGCGATCGTGCCGCTGCTGAAGGGGCGGGGGCTTCGGGTGATCATGGAGCCGGGGCGGGCGATCGCGGGCAATTCGGGGATTTTGGTGACGCGGGTGCTGTACCTCAAGCGTTCGGGCGAGAAGCAGTTCGTGGTGGTGGACGCGGGGATGAACGACCTGATTCGGCCGACGCTGTACGAGGCGTTTCACTTTATCTGGCCGGTCGAGGTGGCCGCCGGGATGGTTCCGTCGCGGCGGGTTGAGAAGCCGGAGATTGAGGGGTTGTCGAAGTACGACGTGGTGGGTCCGATCTGCGAGACGGGGGATAGGTTCGCGGCGGACCGGTCGATGCCGGCGGTGAATCGCGGGGACCTGCTGGCGATTTTCACGGCGGGCGCCTATGGTTTTACGATGTCGAGCCAGTACAACGCCCGTCCGCGAGCGGCTGAGGTGTTGTGCGAGGGCAAGTTGATGCGGTTGATCCGCCGTCGGGAGACGTACCAGGATCTGGTGGCGGCGGAGATCATGGAATAG
- a CDS encoding VWA domain-containing protein, whose translation MARDEIGRGMTEHELQETSVWRRAGRLLLWWPWAISAAAHLAVLGGLSAVVFISFEHRPARREIVPEARLGKVDPQLPLFQDQQRAPLIDSQKLVTEALARQIESSAQPQASGSQDLDLAVLASGGSVGSQAADLGQVAPIVPRTRFFNTAGNAYSVIYVVDVSPSMLPFFDPLKRELGSSLGELQPMQKFHVIFFSSGEPIEGPAKGLTWASDRNKRTYIEFVDQVQTDIKTDPRWAVRRALELNPDLVYLLTDGVFDEKLADQIIEWSKARQIKINTLAYVNERGAFLLRKIAEQTGGVYRFVAETELKW comes from the coding sequence TTGGCGCGCGACGAAATCGGCAGAGGCATGACCGAACACGAGTTGCAGGAGACGAGCGTTTGGCGTAGGGCGGGCCGGCTGCTGTTGTGGTGGCCGTGGGCGATCTCGGCGGCGGCGCATCTGGCGGTTTTGGGCGGGCTGTCGGCGGTGGTTTTTATTTCGTTCGAGCATCGTCCCGCGCGGCGGGAGATCGTGCCGGAGGCGCGGCTTGGGAAGGTGGATCCGCAGTTGCCGCTTTTTCAGGACCAGCAACGGGCCCCGCTGATCGATTCGCAGAAGCTGGTGACGGAGGCGCTGGCCAGACAGATCGAGTCGTCGGCGCAGCCTCAGGCGAGCGGTTCGCAGGATTTGGACCTGGCGGTGCTGGCGTCGGGCGGGTCGGTCGGATCGCAGGCGGCGGATCTGGGTCAGGTGGCGCCGATCGTACCGCGGACGCGATTTTTCAACACGGCTGGGAACGCGTATTCGGTGATTTACGTGGTGGACGTTTCGCCGAGCATGCTGCCGTTCTTCGATCCGCTGAAGCGCGAGTTGGGTTCGAGTCTGGGCGAGTTGCAGCCGATGCAGAAGTTCCACGTGATTTTCTTCAGTTCGGGCGAGCCGATCGAGGGGCCGGCGAAGGGGCTGACGTGGGCGAGCGACCGGAACAAGCGGACGTACATCGAGTTTGTCGACCAGGTGCAGACGGACATCAAGACGGATCCGCGGTGGGCGGTTCGGCGGGCGCTGGAGCTGAATCCGGATCTGGTGTATCTGCTGACGGACGGCGTGTTCGACGAGAAGCTGGCGGATCAGATCATCGAGTGGTCGAAGGCGCGGCAGATCAAGATCAACACGCTGGCGTACGTCAACGAGCGCGGGGCATTTCTGCTGCGGAAGATCGCGGAGCAGACGGGCGGGGTCTATCGGTTTGTGGCGGAGACGGAGTTGAA
- a CDS encoding HDIG domain-containing protein yields MDARKGRAARIGAAAPKRGPGFRIPAHAVLVGLLFIVATSLVIIAGGQVMPWREGQRPWQEIRVRQPFSVLDQEATERARREAQESTPNYYRLNQSLLGQIERDLTGLYNDLRATELYANLDQDKRQALDTRWGIDEPAFQRLQALLVEGYTFEEFQQDLQQLRAALAATHIIERMPEKYQKVGSVVLMDPATRTGQETRRWTFANRQDEVAELLQRSVAPFPRPMTTPVRRYLADLFKEGAQAVWLFDVDETEKQRQINYNAQEDRYRRYEPGQVLMPPQQMITSRDLAVLEAEHHAYWEALSARTKILANAGIVTLVAVVTLVIGIYSVKWEPRATMNWTRCAALAAIMFIPITLGRVLSLAGLNEYHAVFHVVLVALVMTVAYNQRFSLMITVTLTALLVLAMRGDFGLFLALLTGGVTVTMILDEVRSRSKLIEVAGAAAMMSFAIDWCYQLVTYQQIGYGLINAVWAAAAAFVAVFMFQGILPGIERLFQIATSMTLLEWSDASKPLMRRLALEIPGTFNHCLLIGNMAETAAEAIGANGLLARVGAFYHDIGKLSKPEYFVENQPTRNLTRHKGLSPAMSLLVIIGHVKDGLELAKEYGVPKVLHQFITEHHGTTLVEYFYRLANQQRSEAGQEPVSDIEFRYPGPKPHSRESAILMLADAAEGSTRALSEPTVGSIENQVHQIVKRRLEDGQLDDCELTLRELHQVEDSLTRSLWAMYHGRIKYPSQDADRDREEKKEPRPEPRETAS; encoded by the coding sequence ATGGACGCGCGAAAGGGGCGGGCGGCGCGCATCGGGGCCGCTGCGCCCAAACGAGGGCCCGGTTTCCGAATCCCAGCCCACGCCGTCCTCGTCGGACTGCTGTTCATCGTCGCCACCAGCCTCGTCATCATCGCCGGCGGCCAGGTCATGCCTTGGCGCGAGGGCCAGCGACCCTGGCAGGAAATCCGCGTCCGTCAGCCGTTCAGCGTCCTCGACCAGGAGGCCACCGAACGGGCCAGACGCGAAGCTCAGGAATCCACCCCAAACTACTACCGCCTCAACCAGAGCCTCCTCGGACAGATCGAACGTGACCTGACCGGACTCTACAACGACCTGCGCGCCACCGAACTCTACGCCAACCTCGATCAGGACAAACGACAGGCCCTCGACACCCGATGGGGCATCGACGAACCCGCCTTCCAGAGACTCCAAGCCCTCCTCGTTGAAGGCTACACCTTCGAGGAATTCCAGCAGGACCTCCAGCAGTTGCGCGCCGCCCTGGCCGCCACCCACATCATTGAACGGATGCCCGAAAAATACCAGAAGGTCGGATCCGTCGTCCTGATGGACCCAGCCACCCGAACGGGACAGGAAACCCGACGATGGACCTTCGCCAACCGCCAGGATGAGGTCGCCGAACTGCTCCAGCGGTCCGTGGCCCCCTTCCCGCGACCCATGACCACCCCCGTCCGACGATACCTCGCCGACCTCTTCAAGGAAGGCGCACAGGCCGTCTGGCTCTTCGACGTCGATGAAACCGAAAAACAACGACAGATCAACTACAACGCCCAGGAAGACCGCTACCGCCGCTACGAGCCCGGCCAGGTCCTCATGCCGCCCCAGCAGATGATCACCAGCCGCGATCTGGCCGTCCTCGAAGCCGAGCACCACGCCTACTGGGAGGCGCTCAGCGCCCGAACCAAGATTCTCGCCAACGCCGGTATCGTCACCCTCGTCGCCGTCGTCACCCTCGTCATCGGAATCTACAGCGTCAAATGGGAGCCGCGGGCCACCATGAACTGGACCCGATGCGCCGCCCTCGCCGCCATCATGTTCATCCCCATCACCCTCGGACGAGTCCTGAGTTTGGCCGGACTCAACGAATACCACGCCGTCTTCCATGTGGTGCTGGTCGCCCTCGTCATGACCGTCGCCTACAACCAGCGTTTCTCCCTGATGATCACCGTGACCCTGACCGCCCTTCTGGTCCTCGCCATGCGCGGCGACTTCGGCCTCTTCCTCGCCCTCCTCACCGGCGGCGTGACCGTCACCATGATCCTCGACGAGGTCCGAAGCCGATCCAAGCTGATCGAAGTCGCCGGTGCCGCCGCCATGATGAGCTTCGCCATCGACTGGTGCTACCAGTTGGTCACCTACCAGCAGATCGGCTACGGACTGATCAACGCCGTCTGGGCCGCAGCCGCCGCCTTCGTCGCCGTCTTCATGTTCCAGGGTATCCTGCCCGGCATCGAACGCCTCTTCCAGATCGCCACCAGCATGACCCTCCTGGAATGGAGCGACGCCAGCAAACCCCTCATGCGGCGGCTCGCCCTCGAAATCCCTGGCACCTTCAACCACTGCCTCCTCATCGGCAACATGGCCGAAACCGCCGCCGAGGCCATCGGAGCCAACGGCCTCCTCGCCCGCGTCGGAGCCTTCTATCACGACATCGGAAAGCTCTCCAAACCCGAATACTTCGTCGAAAACCAGCCCACCCGGAACCTCACCCGGCACAAGGGCCTCTCGCCCGCCATGAGCCTGCTCGTCATCATCGGACACGTCAAGGACGGCCTCGAACTGGCCAAAGAGTACGGCGTCCCAAAGGTCCTCCACCAGTTCATCACCGAGCATCACGGCACGACCCTCGTCGAATACTTCTACCGCCTCGCCAACCAGCAGCGGAGCGAAGCCGGCCAGGAGCCCGTCTCCGACATCGAATTCCGCTACCCCGGCCCCAAACCCCACAGCCGTGAAAGCGCCATCCTCATGCTCGCCGACGCCGCCGAAGGTTCGACCCGAGCCCTCTCCGAACCCACCGTCGGCAGCATCGAAAACCAGGTCCACCAGATCGTCAAACGACGCCTCGAAGACGGACAGCTCGACGACTGCGAACTGACCCTCCGCGAACTCCACCAGGTCGAAGACAGCCTCACCCGAAGCCTCTGGGCCATGTACCACGGGCGGATCAAGTACCCGTCGCAGGATGCCGACCGTGACAGGGAAGAAAAGAAAGAACCCAGGCCCGAACCCCGGGAGACGGCCTCATGA
- a CDS encoding DUF1559 domain-containing protein, translated as MNVNGRQCGGRCLVGERFVSARRLGAFAAFTLIELLVVVAIIAVLVAILLPALSSAREQARSVTCRSQLRQIGLAFYAYANDHRDYLPALNDLENDEEDFRWYTNLLVYGGYIVGEFDVPEWGDIAEHSQPWRCPSATAFWWCAGYGVVEDHVFRYGQCFKVEDFRRRSEIALLADARETYGSTWMAVTCPVCRNWDTPNTGQLAERHAGGSNLIYMDLHGGWMSRPEALGMLVLFGHEAGD; from the coding sequence ATGAACGTGAACGGGCGGCAATGCGGCGGCCGATGTCTGGTTGGCGAGCGGTTCGTCTCGGCCAGGCGGCTTGGGGCTTTCGCGGCGTTTACGCTGATTGAGCTGCTGGTGGTGGTGGCGATCATCGCGGTGCTGGTGGCGATACTACTGCCCGCGTTGAGTAGCGCGCGGGAGCAGGCGCGGAGCGTGACGTGCCGCTCGCAGCTTCGGCAGATCGGGTTGGCGTTTTACGCGTACGCGAACGATCATCGCGATTATTTGCCGGCGCTGAACGACCTGGAGAATGACGAAGAGGATTTCCGGTGGTACACCAATTTGCTGGTTTACGGCGGGTATATTGTCGGCGAGTTCGATGTTCCGGAGTGGGGCGATATCGCTGAGCATTCGCAGCCGTGGAGGTGTCCGTCGGCGACGGCGTTCTGGTGGTGCGCCGGGTACGGGGTGGTCGAGGACCACGTGTTTCGATACGGCCAGTGCTTCAAGGTCGAGGATTTCCGCCGACGGTCGGAGATTGCGCTGCTGGCTGACGCCCGGGAGACGTATGGGTCGACGTGGATGGCGGTGACGTGCCCGGTGTGTCGGAACTGGGATACACCGAATACGGGGCAGTTGGCTGAGCGGCATGCGGGCGGGTCGAATCTGATTTATATGGATTTGCACGGCGGCTGGATGAGCCGGCCGGAGGCATTGGGCATGCTGGTGTTGTTTGGTCACGAGGCTGGGGATTAG
- the ybeY gene encoding rRNA maturation RNase YbeY, translated as MTARPSPKNKLDLQIAVLVRKMPLAQASLRRIAEHVWQAEKGPAAQISLAVVGEKRMADLAQQYTGRRYRTDVLAFELSEPAETPFVGQVVVNAQRARLIAKRLSLNPQAELALYLIHGLLHLRGYDDHSETDAQKMHQRSKRHLQALNFNTANLSLA; from the coding sequence ATGACCGCTCGCCCGTCCCCAAAAAACAAACTCGACCTCCAGATCGCCGTCCTCGTCCGCAAGATGCCCCTTGCGCAAGCCAGCCTCCGACGCATCGCCGAACACGTCTGGCAAGCCGAAAAGGGACCAGCCGCCCAGATCAGCCTCGCCGTCGTCGGCGAAAAACGCATGGCCGACCTCGCCCAGCAGTACACCGGCCGACGATACCGAACCGACGTACTGGCCTTCGAACTCTCCGAACCCGCCGAAACCCCATTCGTCGGCCAGGTCGTCGTCAACGCCCAACGCGCCCGCCTCATCGCCAAACGACTGTCCCTCAACCCCCAAGCCGAACTCGCCCTCTACCTCATCCACGGCCTCCTCCACCTCCGCGGCTACGACGACCACTCCGAAACCGACGCCCAAAAAATGCACCAACGCTCCAAACGGCACCTCCAAGCCCTCAACTTCAACACCGCCAACCTCTCCCTCGCCTGA
- a CDS encoding PhoH family protein, whose protein sequence is MLGVQLVARDGAVKITGPSDAVGKTASVIEKMQQMLRDRDQLDTGDVHEALADAAVETDVGMTAEGGVDVYARGTRITPKTEGQAHYLDAIGNNDLVFCLGPAGTGKTYLAVAMAVSALKRGTIKRIVLVRPAVEAGEKLGYLPGDLQAKVNPYLRPLFDAMHDMMSFDQLKRFMVNDVIEVIPLAYMRGRTLNNAAIILDEAQNTTASQMLMFLTRLGHHSKMIVTGDDSQIDLERPEQSGLIDAARKLNRIDGIAVVRLNRQDIVRHRLVQSIVEAYGGDGRVGRPASDAEPVTRQTP, encoded by the coding sequence ATGCTCGGCGTCCAGCTCGTGGCCCGCGACGGCGCGGTCAAGATCACCGGGCCCAGCGACGCCGTCGGCAAAACCGCCAGCGTGATCGAAAAAATGCAGCAGATGCTCCGCGACCGCGACCAACTCGACACCGGCGACGTCCACGAAGCACTCGCCGACGCCGCCGTCGAAACCGATGTCGGCATGACCGCCGAAGGCGGCGTCGACGTCTACGCCCGCGGCACCCGAATCACCCCAAAAACCGAGGGCCAGGCCCACTACCTCGACGCGATCGGCAACAACGACCTCGTCTTCTGCCTCGGACCCGCCGGAACGGGTAAAACCTACCTCGCCGTCGCGATGGCCGTCTCAGCCCTCAAACGCGGAACCATCAAGCGAATCGTCCTCGTCCGGCCCGCCGTCGAAGCCGGCGAAAAACTCGGCTACCTGCCCGGCGACCTCCAGGCCAAGGTCAACCCCTACCTGCGCCCCCTCTTCGACGCCATGCACGACATGATGAGCTTCGACCAGCTCAAACGCTTCATGGTCAACGACGTCATCGAGGTCATCCCCCTCGCCTACATGCGAGGCCGAACCCTCAACAACGCCGCCATCATCCTCGACGAGGCCCAGAACACCACCGCCTCCCAGATGCTCATGTTCCTCACCCGCCTGGGCCACCACTCCAAGATGATCGTCACCGGCGACGACAGCCAGATCGACCTCGAACGCCCCGAACAGTCCGGCCTCATCGACGCCGCCCGCAAGCTAAACCGAATCGACGGCATCGCCGTCGTCCGACTCAATCGACAGGACATCGTCCGCCACCGACTCGTCCAGTCCATCGTCGAAGCCTACGGCGGCGACGGCCGGGTCGGCCGACCGGCAAGCGATGCCGAACCCGTGACCCGCCAGACGCCCTAG